TAAAGAAGCCACTTAAATCAAGGCTTTTACTTGGTGAATAGCTAAAATTTGCAGCTCCAAATTTAGTTTCTATTTCATTAGCCATATTGTTTTGAAGTAATGAAAACCCTAAATTATCTTGAGTTAAATTTAAGGTGGTTCCTCCTCCTGCCAAATTTTTAAAACCTCCTGTAAACTTAAAATAATCTCTACGTGTAAAAGGTATTTCACCAATATTATTGATGTCTGTTATAATATTAATACTCTTTTCTGGACTGTAGTAAAACAGCTTTGGGTGAACCAAATATCTATCATCTGGCCCACCACCAGCTGTAACATCACCAAACCAAAAATTCTTCTTTCCTTCTTTAAGCTTAATATCAATAGCTATACTATCGTCATTATTTGTAACACCCTGTAATTGCGAGACTTCATTAAAGTTTTTAAGCACTTGTACTTTTTCAATGGCATTAGACGGTATATTTTCTACTGCCAATTTAGAATCTCCATCGAAAAAATCTTTCCCTTCTACCATTAGCTTCTGTACACGTTTGCCTTCAACCTCAATTTCTCCATCATCATTAATTTCTACTCCTGGTAATTTTTTAAGCACATCGCCTAATTTCTTTTCTGTACCATTCTTAAAAGAATCAGCATTATATACTATGGTGTCACCTTTAACTGTAATAGGCATTTCATAAGTTAAAAGAACTTCATCTAATTGGCTATTATCCTCGTAAAGTGTAAAGTTTTTTTCAAAGCCTATAGATTGCTCGGTTATTTCCAAAGTTTCAGAAATGGTTTTATATCCTAAAAAACTAACCTTTAAAGTATAGTTAGCATTCTTTTCAAGCGAAAGCTGGTATCTACCTTTATTATTAACAACTGAATATGAAGCTAATTTTTTTGTTATACTATTTATCGCCACCACATTAGCAGACTCTAAAGGTGTGCCAATACTATCTTTTATAGATCCTGAAACATTAATCTCCTGCGAAAAAGCGTTTAAAGAAAATAGTACACAAAGTATATATACGATTTTTTTCATTTGAATCTATTTTTAGTTTCCTTTTCCTAAACCAGCTCTTCCTCTACGGAAATTTTCTCGAACTTCTTGCGCTTTCTTCTTTGCAAGAGCATCATATTTTTCTTGGGTTATTTTCTTTCCTTTTTTAGGCGGATTTATAGTTTCTTCTTCTTTATTTAATTCTATTTTTGAGCAAAGAATTGTAGTATTTCCTGCATTTACTTCTAGAATTAACCCTGGTAAACCATAATACATTGCAGGTCCTTGAGAAACAGGAATATCAAGAGTAAACCAAGCCGTTACTATTATCATTTCATCCTCTATTTTTCTTTCTTCTTTCGAGTCATTTGTTCGTTGCTCTCCTGGGCGAAAATTTGTTGGTAATCCTCTATTTTTTAAGATAGCCGTTGCCTTAAAGCAGGTATGTTTTCCAATCGTTTTTACATCATCAGTAATTTTCCAATCTATCGCTTTAAGTGAATCTTGAATTAGGAATAGTTTCCCATAAAGGTCTACTTGATTTTTGTAAGTATTGTCGATATTATTTTTGTAAAGTTTGCCATTACTCCCTTGATTAAGTATCATTTTCATCATTCCCATCCGTTGTGCTATTATTCCATTGCCTTGGTCTTGTTCTAACTTTTCTTCTTCAACATATATAGAAGAATTCTTATTAAAAGAGAGTACAAAATTATTAGTAGACATACTATTGATACGCTCTTGTATCATTGCCTTTTGAGCCTCTGGAATTTGACGATTACTTAAGTTTATTTTTATCGTATTTTTTAAAACATAATAGGCTTTACCGTTGGTGTTTTGTGCTGAAATAGGTACTGAAAATACGAGTATGAATAGTATTATTATGTTTTTTAGATACTTCATTTTTAATAATTTTGATTAAGAAAATATTACTTTAATTCAATAGGAATCCAAATGTTAATGTCTGTTAACATCTTAATTTACTTTTTCAACACAGATACATCTACCCAGAACTGAATAGGCTTTAATAAAGCTTTTATTTCATTAATTTTTTCAAGTTTACCACTTACACCTGATCTATTTTTAAACCTTGCAGGAATCCTATCCAATTTAGAACTGTCAGGTAAGCTGAGCTCTATATTTGGATCATTAGTTGTTATACCTATTGCCCAGGTATCTTTTTTAGCTTTTGTATTTTTCTTGAGAAGCCTTTTTGGAATCGCAATCTCAAATGTAAATGATTGACCAGGTATCAATTTTGAATCAAACATAATACCCAAACTCTCAAAATCTAAAGCACTACGATTGAAATCAATTATTTGCCCATCTTCATAACCATTAAAGTTTATTAGGCCAATATTTTCGGATTGACCCTTAAAATTCTCTAATAATTTAGACTGATTTGGCAACATATTTTTATCAATATTGGATATTGAGCCCATACCTCCTCTTCCTCTAAAACCACCATCGCTACTCTTGAGGCTTTCAAATTTTTGTTTTATTGCGTCTGAATTTACAATTCCTTCAAGGAAAGAAATACCTTGGTCTTTACTATGCTTTCCATCTGTATTAACTCAATAGGTCATACCTAAAAGCATAATTTTTTTTATAACCTGCTCATCAAATGAACTCACTATTAAGTACAAATTATCGTCATCCTGTTGTATCGCATAATTTATATTATTGTTGGACCGAATTGTATTGACTGGCCATTCTATCTGGTCTCCATCAATTACAGGTATAGCATCGACCTTTTCAACATTATATAATTTCTTACTACATGAGCTTGATAAAAACACTACAACTATTATTAGAATTATTTTATTCATTTTATTGATTAAATTATTTATTGCTCAATAACTTCAAAGTAAACCACCTGACTTGCAAATCCTGAAAAAATACCTAAACCATTATTTATGTTTGTGAATGGCTCGTTTAAATCTCTTGAATCTTGACTTGATGTTTCATAGAGTAAGGCATATTCTTCATTGACGTGATATATTGTAACCTTGTGCATACCATATTGCGTATAGTGTATCAAAGCTCTTAATTCTAAAATGTTCTGTTGGGTAGGTGAAGTTGTAAATTCAAAATTAATGCCCAAACCACCAAGAACATCAGTTGGGTCTATGGACTCAGGATTATCTTCTGTATTTTCAATTACTAGATAGTAGTAACTACCATCATTGTTGTTCCAAATGACATCAATAGTTTGCTGAAAAGATTCTCTAAAATCCCTTAAATCTAGCAAGGAGTTTATTTCAGGTATTTCGATTGACTCAGGCGATATATCCACTCCTTCTGGTTCACTCGGTATGGTTGTTGTTGAAGATATTATTCTATCTTCATATTCAAAAGTTAGTTGATAGTTTCCACCTATATTTATAGATAAATCGTTACCGTCATAAAAATACCTCCCTGGTTGGTCTGCTACTGGTGATAATACAAAATCCTGACTATCACTAGAAATTGTTATAATTGCATCACTTATAAGCTCTGGCTCAATAGTATTCCCACTATTAAAGGGCACTGTTTTTTTTAGATAAATATCATCAACAGATTCACCTTCATAAATAAAGGCCTCTACAACTGGTTCGCTTATCCCTGGGTCAAAATCTGGGACATCTTCACAAGATGAAATAATGATGATACATAATACAGCTATAATCTTTTTGAAAATTTTCATTGTTATTAATTTTAAAATGATACGTTAAAAAATAAGCTAGGTGTAAAACCTATATAATTGACATTTGTTTCTATCATCTCACTATCCACAACTTCAAACTCTTTGTACCAAGTATTGGTTCTGTTATATAAGTTGAATAAGGATAAGCCCATACTGCCTTTTCCAGATCCAATATTAAAGTTATAAGTAGCACTTAAATCTAGGCGATGATATGGTGCAAGTCTTAGCCCGTTCTTTTCTCCTACGCTTACATATTCGGTTTCTGTTCCATCCAAAAGAGTAATAGTATAAATACCATTAGGTGCTGTAAAAGGTTTACCGCTCCCGTAAACCCAAGTTGCGCCTAAATCCCAACGACCTGCCTTGAGTACATTTACAAATTTAAATTCGTGGCGCTGATCGTTTAAAGAATAAAATGGATTGCTGTTTAAGTCTGGGAATGTGTGCACTACTTCGCTCAAAGTATAACCTAACCAACCCGAATATTTACCCACCTTTTTTTGGATTAAGAAATCAAAACCTCTTGATATACCTGTACCCTCAAAAAACAATTGATCGTTAGGGTCTGTACCTAGCGCAGACTGAAAACGAAGTGAAAATTCCGTAAGCCCTGACATATCTTTTTCAAAATATTCAACATCAAACAACCAATCATCAATTTCATAGCTTGCACCAATAATTAAATGCTCTGCAAAACTTATTGGACTATTCTCTTCATTGGCCAAAAGCCAAAAGTCTCTACTTCCTTGTGTTACGTCTTCACGAACAATTCTATTTACAAATTGATAATATTTTCCCCAAGCGCCTTTGAGTTTGATTTGGTCATTAAGTTGGTATGATGCCGAAAGACGTGGTTCAAAATAGAGTTCATCTGTTACATCAAAATGAGTAGCTCGAATACCACCAACTAGATTTAATTTTTCGGTTGGACTCCATTTATCCTGTAAATAAACTGTACTTAATACCCCTTTATCTTTTTGATCTATTACGGTTATTGAATCGTTAAGGCTGTAGCTATAATCAACTTCATTCTTTGTTAATTGTCCACCAAATTCTAAGCTATGCTTTGAGTTGATTTTGTACTCGTTGTGTATTCTAAGTGTATAATCTTTTAGATTGTTATCTTCTACCAGTCCTGTTCTGTTAGTGTTGGTTGAGTCAGCTAATTGTATGGTTACATCGTTTACCCTATTTCTCTCACTAACGTAATTGGAATAAGCACCTACAACATTTGTGTACAGTTTATCATTCCATTGTCTTGCCCGTCGAACACTAGAACCCCAGTTTCCCCAATTCAACAAATCTTCAATGTCAGCATTTATGGTTCTTTCATCATCTGTACCTGAGCCAAAAGTATTTTGGTTTTCCCTAGAACTATCTAAATTATCTTCACCATTATACATTGAAACTGAAATAATGTCTTTATCGCTAGGTTTGTAACTGAACTTTGTATTTAAATCATAAAAATAAAATGAAGGCTGTGTTTGGTTTTGTTGAAACCCATTGAAATTAGGCAGGTTATTACCATTGGTTGGCTCTGAATCGTTATACAAATCAAAAATACTATTGTACAATCCGCTTTGAAGAATATCGGTATAAGACCTTCTACCCGCTATTAACAGATTTGCTTTATCTCCTATTGGAATCTCAACAGTTGCATTGGCACTCAGTAAGCTTAAACCTCCAGAAAAACTTAGTTTATTGCTATTTCCCGTTTTACCAGTTAAATCAATTACACTTGAAATTCTGCCACCATACTCGGCAGGAAACCCACCTTTAAATAACTGAATATCCTTTATAGCATCACTATTAAAAGCACTGAAAAAACCATAAAAATGATCAACGTGATATACCGTAAAACCGTCTAAAAGAACTAAATTTTGATCTGGCGTTCCACCACGAACATAAAGACCTGCAGAAGATTCATTTGTGCCACTTACACCCGGAAGTAATTGTAAGGCTCTAAAAATATCTTTTTCTCCTAAGTTTGGTATGGATGCCAACTTTTTGGGTGATAATGATATCTGACTTACATTCTTATTCATTTTGACAATTTGCTGTCTTGATTCGGCATTTATGACTACCTCGTCTAGTTGGTTGTCATCAGGTTTCAGCAGGATTGTTATTTTATCTTTTGCCATTTCTGGTGTGAGTATCAAAGTCAGGATTTGATAACCTAGATATTGTACCTGTATAGTTGAAGTTTCTGATGGTACATTGAATAGCGTAAAGAAGCCATCCTCATTGGTTGTTGTTCCAATATTTGTCCCTTTCACAAAAACATTAGCAAAAGGTAATGTCTCACCACTTTCATTGTCTTTTACAACACCACTAATGGTAATTGGGTTCTTTTGGATTTTGTTTTCCAAAAAATGTGAAGCGACATTGCTCTTGAGGTAAATTGCATAACTCTTGGTTATTGAGCCATACAGAAACATAATAAAAAATAATAAAAAATAATACTAAAATTTTTCTGTCCATATTTTTGAATTTAGAGAACTATTAATATTTAATATCAAAAGTATGAGCAACTTAAAACAGAGAAAAAAAAGATATACCTACAAAAAAAAAGTATCGACAAACAAGGAATATGTATCGATACTTTTTTTAAAGTTTATACCATTTGTATTAAAAGAGATTTACACTCCAAGTCTTTTTAGAACGACTTCTTTGTAGGTTTCTCCAATAGGAATACGAATATCATTAATAACAACATTAGATTTTTGCAAAGCCCTAATGCAATCAATATTAATAATATAAGAACGGTGTGTTCGAATAAAATTTGAAGGTAGTTTTTTTAAAATTGCTTTAAAACTGGATAGTGTTAACAAAGGTTTTGATTTTTCTTTTAGATGAATTTTTATATAATCTTTCAGCCCTTCAATATATTCTATATCTTGTACATTAACCTTAATGTTTTCATATTCTGATTTCACGAAAATAAAGTCGTTATTATTTTCTCCAGAAGAAACGTTTGCTTGTGGCGCAATAGACTGTTCTAACTCATACTTTTCTTTGGCGCGAGAAACGGCTTTTAAAAAGCGTTGAAACGGAATAGGTTTTACCAAATAATCGGTTGCATTTAATTCAAAGCCTTCTAAAGCGTGCTGTGGATAAGCCGTTGTAAAGATAAATTGCGGAATATTCTCAACTGTTTTTACCAAATCTAATCCTGTTAAATTAGGCATTTCTATATCTAAAAACACTAAATCTACTTGATGCTTATTCAATATTGTTATTGCATCTAATGGATTGTTACATTTCGCAACAATTTCCATCCCTTCTATTTGATTGACATAAGTATCAATAACATCAACTGCCAATGGCTCATCATCTATAATTACGCACTTCATCTGTTGTATTTTAATCTAATTTTAATTTTAAATCAACCATAAATTTATTGTCCTTTTCCATTGTGGTTAACCAATGTTTATCAGGATACAATAACTCCAAACGGTTTTTGGTATTTTGCATTCCTATACCAGAGTTCTCCTTATCTTTAGTTCTATTTCCTATAATGTTAATACACTTAAAATGCAATTCGTCGTCCTTTATACTAATATCTATTTCGACCTCAGTGTTACCATTAAAATCTGTTCCATATTTAAAAGCGTTTTCGATATAAGATATAAATAGTAAAGGGCTAATTTTTTGCGTGGAAATCGTGCCTCTTATATTCGTTTTTACATTTTTATTTTTTGCTATTCTAATATGTTGAAGCTTAATATAATTCTCAATGTATTGCAATTCGTCTTTAAGTAAGACTTTACTGTTATTAGCTTTATATAACATATATCGCATTAATTCAGAAAGCATAATTACGGCTTCTGGTGCATCATTAGATTTTTTAACTGTTAATGAATAAATACTATTTAAAGAGTTAAATAAAAAATGAGGGTTTAGTTGATTTTTAAGGGCTTCTAATTCCGTTTTATTTTTTTGAACTTCAATTCTCGTTTTAATCCTATCGTTTTCTATCCATTGTTGGTATACTCTAATTACTGTTCCAATGATAATTATCACAGTATTGAAAAATATAATTATTATAAATTTTGAAGGTCGTTTGTCTAACAGATTTTGGTTCTTATAAAAATCAAAATAGAATACATTTGAAATAATCAAATAGGCTATTATTAAAAGAACGACAATAGACAGTAGATAAGATGTTTTCTTCTTCTTAAGTAATAAATAAGGCACTAATAAACTATAGTTTGTATAGAAAACCGCAGCTCCAAACGTTATTCTCAAACAAATTTTAAGCGTAATTTCTTTACCTTCTGAATACACAAAAAACAGGACAACTGAATAAAGTATTACCCATATAAACATGTGAATCGAAAACTGCCTTCTATTTTTTATAATTTCTTCCAAATTTGATAATAGCTATTTTGTAAATCTACATAATTATTTTATCAGAGGTATTGAATTAGTTTTTACATAACTTTCAAATATATATGCTACCAGAATATTCTTAAAATAAGATAGATGAACAAGTGTAATTACTATACGAAAAAGGAATAACTATAGATAAATATTGCCATTCCATACACATTTTGCCTGCACTCCTCTGCCCTTACAGCAAAAAGAGTATTTAATTAACTTTAGTAAAAGAAGTTTGGAAGAAGAAAACTTTTAAAAGAAAAATCAGCAAATGAAACTATTGCTTTTACCAAAGCAAAGTAACATAATGCTGACCATTATAGTACAAATAGTTAGTAATTTCTGTATAGCCGTTTTTCAGGCTATTTACACATAATATCAGATATGACGTCTTTAGACTCATATCGGCAGATATTATGTTAAAAGAAATTACGGCTTATGAACTTCAAGGTTTATTTGTAAGCTATAATTCTCCATTATGTTAAATATCCCAAAGTATTCTCGTTTCTATAGAATCTGTATTACTTGGGTCATTAAACATTTGGCTCTTGGGTTTAGTACTAAATAAGAAACATTCTGCTGTTTGTACTATAATTAGTCGCTATGTAAAATTGCCGCTGCCTATGCGCTCAATTGCTTTTTATAAATTAAACGCTTCTGGCGTTTATTTCTAAACACAATTGCCAAC
This window of the Flavobacteriaceae bacterium genome carries:
- a CDS encoding response regulator; this translates as MKCVIIDDEPLAVDVIDTYVNQIEGMEIVAKCNNPLDAITILNKHQVDLVFLDIEMPNLTGLDLVKTVENIPQFIFTTAYPQHALEGFELNATDYLVKPIPFQRFLKAVSRAKEKYELEQSIAPQANVSSGENNNDFIFVKSEYENIKVNVQDIEYIEGLKDYIKIHLKEKSKPLLTLSSFKAILKKLPSNFIRTHRSYIINIDCIRALQKSNVVINDIRIPIGETYKEVVLKRLGV
- a CDS encoding sensor histidine kinase, with translation MEEIIKNRRQFSIHMFIWVILYSVVLFFVYSEGKEITLKICLRITFGAAVFYTNYSLLVPYLLLKKKKTSYLLSIVVLLIIAYLIISNVFYFDFYKNQNLLDKRPSKFIIIIFFNTVIIIIGTVIRVYQQWIENDRIKTRIEVQKNKTELEALKNQLNPHFLFNSLNSIYSLTVKKSNDAPEAVIMLSELMRYMLYKANNSKVLLKDELQYIENYIKLQHIRIAKNKNVKTNIRGTISTQKISPLLFISYIENAFKYGTDFNGNTEVEIDISIKDDELHFKCINIIGNRTKDKENSGIGMQNTKNRLELLYPDKHWLTTMEKDNKFMVDLKLKLD
- a CDS encoding TonB-dependent receptor plug domain-containing protein, translated to MFLYGSITKSYAIYLKSNVASHFLENKIQKNPITISGVVKDNESGETLPFANVFVKGTNIGTTTNEDGFFTLFNVPSETSTIQVQYLGYQILTLILTPEMAKDKITILLKPDDNQLDEVVINAESRQQIVKMNKNVSQISLSPKKLASIPNLGEKDIFRALQLLPGVSGTNESSAGLYVRGGTPDQNLVLLDGFTVYHVDHFYGFFSAFNSDAIKDIQLFKGGFPAEYGGRISSVIDLTGKTGNSNKLSFSGGLSLLSANATVEIPIGDKANLLIAGRRSYTDILQSGLYNSIFDLYNDSEPTNGNNLPNFNGFQQNQTQPSFYFYDLNTKFSYKPSDKDIISVSMYNGEDNLDSSRENQNTFGSGTDDERTINADIEDLLNWGNWGSSVRRARQWNDKLYTNVVGAYSNYVSERNRVNDVTIQLADSTNTNRTGLVEDNNLKDYTLRIHNEYKINSKHSLEFGGQLTKNEVDYSYSLNDSITVIDQKDKGVLSTVYLQDKWSPTEKLNLVGGIRATHFDVTDELYFEPRLSASYQLNDQIKLKGAWGKYYQFVNRIVREDVTQGSRDFWLLANEENSPISFAEHLIIGASYEIDDWLFDVEYFEKDMSGLTEFSLRFQSALGTDPNDQLFFEGTGISRGFDFLIQKKVGKYSGWLGYTLSEVVHTFPDLNSNPFYSLNDQRHEFKFVNVLKAGRWDLGATWVYGSGKPFTAPNGIYTITLLDGTETEYVSVGEKNGLRLAPYHRLDLSATYNFNIGSGKGSMGLSLFNLYNRTNTWYKEFEVVDSEMIETNVNYIGFTPSLFFNVSF
- a CDS encoding DUF4249 family protein, whose translation is MKIFKKIIAVLCIIIISSCEDVPDFDPGISEPVVEAFIYEGESVDDIYLKKTVPFNSGNTIEPELISDAIITISSDSQDFVLSPVADQPGRYFYDGNDLSINIGGNYQLTFEYEDRIISSTTTIPSEPEGVDISPESIEIPEINSLLDLRDFRESFQQTIDVIWNNNDGSYYYLVIENTEDNPESIDPTDVLGGLGINFEFTTSPTQQNILELRALIHYTQYGMHKVTIYHVNEEYALLYETSSQDSRDLNEPFTNINNGLGIFSGFASQVVYFEVIEQ
- a CDS encoding GLPGLI family protein; this translates as MKYLKNIIILFILVFSVPISAQNTNGKAYYVLKNTIKINLSNRQIPEAQKAMIQERINSMSTNNFVLSFNKNSSIYVEEEKLEQDQGNGIIAQRMGMMKMILNQGSNGKLYKNNIDNTYKNQVDLYGKLFLIQDSLKAIDWKITDDVKTIGKHTCFKATAILKNRGLPTNFRPGEQRTNDSKEERKIEDEMIIVTAWFTLDIPVSQGPAMYYGLPGLILEVNAGNTTILCSKIELNKEEETINPPKKGKKITQEKYDALAKKKAQEVRENFRRGRAGLGKGN